DNA sequence from the Cucurbita pepo subsp. pepo cultivar mu-cu-16 chromosome LG06, ASM280686v2, whole genome shotgun sequence genome:
gacacgaggtggtctGCTAGCAAAGACtctgggcctcgaaggagggtggattggtggagggtcccacattgattgaagaagggaaaaagtgctagcgaggacgctagactccgaaggggggtggattgtgagatcccacatcggttggggaggagaacaaaacattatttataagggtgtggaagcctctccctagcagacgtgttttagaaaccttgaggggaagctcaaaaaggaacgcttaaagaggacaatatctgctagcagtgggcttgggccgttacattcTTTTGTCTCTTAGTCGCTTCATGTTTGTTCTGTTTATTACTCtttaatatacattttaaccacaacattttgttttgtctctCCCTCCACTTTAGATGTTGTGTCAATTCCTAAGACAAACGAGAATTTCCGGCTTCTTTATGACACAAAGGGACGATTCCGCCTTCACTCAGTCAGAGATGAGGAGGCTAAGGTTAGCTACTGTTCCTTTGATGTTGAATTTTGACCTGATATATGTTACAATCTTGTTGTATTAAGTGTGTTAGAgtcaaatgaaaatagatgaaattgaaagagtTTTTCTTGTGGCATAAATTGTAcataaattgtgagattccacgttggttgagagtggaacaaaacattccttataagagtgtggaaacttctccctagcaaacacgttctaaaaccttgagagaaagtttagaaggggaagcccaaagaggacaagatctattagcggtgggcttgagctattatagttggtatcagagccagacaccggacggtgtgccaacgaggatgctgggtccccaaaggggtggattgtgagatcccacattggttaagaGGGGAacaggggaacgaaacattccttgtaagggtgtggaaacctctacctagtagacgcgttttaaaaccttgaggggaagtccagaagggaaagcctaaataggacaatatctgttagcggtgggcttgggctattacgtAAATCATAAGCAGGCTTAGCACTTCAGATGGAACATCCTATTCTAAAACCATTTTGCATTGTTCAGATTTCTTCGAGTTAGATGCCTTTTCAGGTTGTTAACATGTTACATCGATATCCTAACCCTCTCGAGTAACAGACTGGAGTTGTTGAACACTGTTATGATTAACTCTTATATTACTTTTTGCAGTTTAAGCTGTGCAAAGTTCGCTCAGTGCAGTTCGGACAAAAGGGCATCCCATACCTGAACACTTACGATGGACGTACAATCCGTTATCCCGACCCTCTAATCAAGGCGAACGACACCATCAAGCTGGACCTCGACTCCAACAAGATAGCCGATTTCATCAAGTTCGACGTAGGAAACGTTGTGATGGTGACTGGTGGAAGAAACAGGGGCAGAGTTGGAGTGATAAAGAACAGGGAGAAGCACAAGGGAAGCTTTGAAACGATCCACGTTCAGGATGCGACCGGGCACGAGTTTGCAACCCGGCTGTGCAATGTGTTCACAGTTGGTAAGGGGACAAAGCCATGGGTGTCTCTACCCAAGGGAAAGGGTATCAAACTATCCATCATCGAAGAAGCCAGGAAGAGGCTGGCAAGCCAAGCTGCAGTTACCGCTTAAGAGGTAGGTAGTGTAGTGTAGTGTGTAGCCATATGATGATGAAACGTGGGGTTTTGCTCTTGTTATTGGGCTTTAGTTGATAGATGTCATCCCCAAAAGGGCTCATACTTTGTTGTTTCTACTGGAATTGTGTGAGGCTACTAGTAGCCATTCCAAAACTCTTTGCTACAATGGACTTGTCTTTTAGAAGTTGTCACCTGTCTTTCtgtctccctccctctctctctctctcttaaatattcttagtttattaatatctttaaatttttttttaaaattttaaaaataattttttaaaaaagtttaaagatatttttacgTTAATATAAACTGAATAGATGATTTTCATCTATATATTGAtggtaagaatattttaatctttttttttacaaagaTAAATGATCTCGTCTCGTAatacaaacaataaaatacaaaGATTTAATTggtacaaatttaaaaatatagagataTTATTTATACCTTCTTTAAAGTTTAGggaccaaaattaaattttaaaatgacgAGTAAATTAATCTATCTCTAGCTCTTTTGATCAAATTTTAGATGTAGATGGACAATGTCGAtatcttagatttttttaaaatgttgataGAGTTACGAGTTACTCATATCTCACGTCTTTCAGCAATGATCAAGGCTTTAGGCTACGCCCGTTGAATACAAACATTAAAGACTGAATTACGTCCGTTGAATACaaacataaaactaaaagCCTATATAAAACGAGTACTAAGGATCATAAGACTGAATTACGTCCGTTGAATACAAACATTAAACTAAAAGCCTATATAAACCGAGTACTAAGAACCATAGGTGATGGTGTGCAccgatattttctttttgaaaaaactaaCGAGGAGTTGAATCCCAATggttaaagaaaaagaaatatttaccATAGAGGACGTGAATCCCGTTACGAAGAGCACAATACACATGCCTCAACCTaattgtttataatataaattatcttAGTAGCATTATTGATGCCACTTTGTTAGAATCACAAACGATTTGATCCAAACCGTTCCTATGGAGACATATGAATAGGGTATCATATACAATATGTTTGTATAAGACTAAAccacaaaatatattatcgTTTTCTATGTAtttgttaattgagaagataactatttcataaaataattatatgtaACTTCGGTTGGATgaattatgtgtgctcatgcattgggggatacccctattctaTCACGAGGGTACGTGGTGTCTGGCAGAAGGAGAGCTACCAGGGGCCAACGGTGTGCGAACTGTCTAGTGAGCCCATACCTACACGTATgagctgtgtgtagagtatatgataCACATCCAAGTGCCCACCACCAGGAGCCCAGCGGTGTGCAAACTGTCTAGTGAGTCCATACCTGCACGTATgcgctgtgtgtagagtatatggtacacatccaagtgCCCACCACCAAGAGCCCAGCAGTGTGCAAACTGTCTAGTGAACTCATACCTGCACGTATGGACTATGTATAGAATATACAGTACACATCCAAACTGTGTTTTAAGCTGAAGGTTAtgttttttgaaagtttaaatgaagaatttcccctttcaaatatggaaatcaaatatttaataaattgatatattaaatataaaaaaatttaacttaaattttaaaatattcaaattaatttttaatatataagcatgttaatataaaagaaaaaaaaattatgatatttgatatattaaatatttttaaaaatattaaataaaaaatatatttaaaatttgaatgtgattaaaataagtaaaaatatgttataaaaaattttaaatttaaagattaatttgaaatattttgtatgaataattaaataatttggaaaattaaagttttttgatttaataaaaatttaaaattcaggGCAATTTAAATAGAATGGAAGCTATCAACTAATTCggaaaaataatagaaaatatattattatcaaaatttaaaaataagataaaatatatcaaaatctattattaacaaaatcctaactaataaaatatatttcttaataatacataattattttgaaataattaaaactaaaataaaaataaaaagaaaataaaaagaaaataaaaaaaaaaNaaaataagtaaaaatatgttataaaaaattttaaatttaaagattaatttgaaatattttgtatgaataattaaataatttggaaaattaaagttttttgatttaataaaaatttaaaattcaggGCAATTTAAATAGAATGGAAGCTATCAACTAATTCggaaaaataatagaaaatatattattatcaaaatttaaaaataagataaaatatatcaaaatctattattaacaaaatcctaactaataaaatatatttcttaataatacataattattttgaaataattaaaactaaaataaaaataaaaagaaaataaaaagaaaataaaaaaaaaattattgggtAGATAGGTCAAATCTACAAATTGGACAATAATGACTATTGGAGAGCCACGTTTTTATGCATTCCTCGTGAAACACGTGCGAGCAAGGCATTTGCAATAATAATATTGCGccttcttctattttttccaAGCAAATTACACACATTTCATTCGTGTCTATCTTCTCGATGCTTACTCTTCTTAACATCTCGATAGCGGTTTTGCTCGTAGGAATCATCGGGTTTCCACTAATATCCATGAACGATGGTCTCGAGCGAGAGCGACGGGTAGCAACATTCCATAATTTTAGTAAgatgacaaaagaaaaatctttcCCAAACCTCAAATTCGTAGTCTcacttttgattttgatccaCTTGTTTATTATCTCATCTGTGATTAACTTAACGTGGTTCATAACGTTCCTATATCTTCTGAGTTTTGTTGATAAGAATTGCTGTAAGGTTGCATCACGATGGTTAAAGATTTTGACCGGGAGTTGATAAGCCACAAAGGGAATTCTTTGGTATTTATGCATCCTCACCAATAGTATATCGTTATTTTGTTCTACTCGGAAGTGACTGCAAATGACTTGGACTTTGAATTCGAGTACGATGTGATCGATAGACGATGGCGTTTGAGAAAGAACTCGTTGGGGTGTCCTTATAGGTGCTTCAACTTTAAATGATATACGAGCAATAGACCTTCGTTGAAAGAGACGCTCCATTGGGGTTTCCATTGAATCTTCTTCCGTTAAAGAAAGTTACGAGTGACGAGGGAATACGtgggtatatatataaaagattatGAGCCATTCAATAAGAATGCAAATTTTGATtgagaaagggaagaaataaaagaaaagatttatatttttaaatttgaataattaatctaaaaagtttctttttaataaattttgatatattagatataaacaaaaaaaaaaaaaaagatttataaaatcaaaagataaaaagaatttggtgaacaaaatcaataatagaACAATAAATTTGAGGAGATGAGAAACTCCATCAAATATTGTaggtaggggtgtacatttAACCCGACAATCTGGACCAACCTAACCAAAATTATAGAGGTTTGATTAgtcttttgggttgggttgggttgttttttctgGAGCCCGAGTATGTCGGTTCGGTTTTTGATTCATAGGATAAAAAACTCGGGTTAGACCNaaaaaaaaaaaaaaagatttataaaatcaaaagataaaaagaatttggtgaacaaaatcaataatagaACAATAAATTTGAGGAGATGAGAAACTCCATCAAATATTGTaggtaggggtgtacatttAACCCGACAATCTGGACCAACCTAACCAAAATTATAGAGGTTTGATTAgtcttttgggttgggttgggttgttttttctgGAGCCCGAGTATGTCGGTTCGGTTTTTGATTCATAGGATAAAAAACTCGGGTTAGACCCGAAACCaaataaacttataaataatattaagaacTCAGTCGTATAGGTCTGTCAGGGTGGTAATTcgggtttttaaaaatatttcatgcTCGAGTTCGACTCAAGttgaattcatttttaattcgGATAATTCAGggttcatataggttgacttggatacaAAGGACAAAACTGAACTTTCTTAAGAATAAAGGGGTGAAATCAACCTAAggtgtggttctgcacgtgtcatatagatatgtgtgaattatttgTGAATCGATAGacttatgttatgttataatatgtgaattgtatgataatacttacagtgcgatgtgttcaatgatatgtttgagatagaatATGAGAAGGATGAACTGAACGTAAAGTAATGATAGAAGTaaaatatgttcatgaaacattAAGGTTAAGTTATGTGTCGATTGATAGAAACGATATAGTCACAATcaattgataaaagaataagaTTAGGTTAGGGGTAGAAAGGAAACGATAGTGTTAGGATACATTCCCATAAcaatatgactaaggtacattcatgtaacgatatgactgtgatatgtataagaatgttaagactatgataagttaggaaatgatatgaccatgaagtgtttacgacaTGTGAATtacgaatatatatatgttgtcatatgatatgaaaatgatatgaatgacatgaaatcacgataaatgacatgaaatctaACCCCGTTAGAGTTATGTGTGATATgagaactgaaaaatgagaaatgatatgatatgaatgataaaCGATAtgtaaaatgatatgaaaaacgaCATGATATGTACGTAACgttagcggggttgtattaaataataatgaaaatggaaaaatagtgggacctcatggttgatgtgtgctcatgcattggggatacccctattccatcatgAGGGTACGGACACGTACACCATTAGGCAAGTGAAGTATCATTgtgttttacataatgctgtcATGAcagttactaattctaatgggtgttCGACATAAAGAGAGCTACCAAAGCAGGCTCGCCTGATAATAAAAGGGGCCCAACGGTGTGCCAATTgtctggtgagcccatacttgcacgtatgggctgtgtgtagagtatatggtacacatccaagctgcCCATTAGTATAGTGTCGTAGGAAAagagactgatatgataggtccgTCATTGCATTTAcatgtttttgtatttaacccccgatagtggggtcacttactgagtatttcttaaaatactcaaaccacGTGCTATCTCTATTTTCGctaaaggcaagacattcctgtacggctgacgacgacatcgcaactcgagaccatgacacatgcatagggtagttgtatttattttcttagacttaaactagaatatgatgtttttaatttaaacgtttatttattttatttagtctttgttgtgtcgtttttaaaggtgttttcaaaacacgtaagtctatggttgtgttttaagatgaatgtgacgttttatgaaagtttaaatgaattatttctgcattcaatgtttatgatatgtatatagtagcgaccttaaattaaattaagtagaaaaatttggatcgttacatatcgtcgtcgaagaagatttgaaataaaaaacgaTTAATAGACACATTTCTCTTGTCATGATTTCGTAAAAGGAATCAATTGGTTGAGGAACCTACCCGTGAAGCATAACTATATGAGGTTATTTGTGGAATCGAGAATTTTTAGGGCGAAAGATTTAAGAGGGAAAGAATTGTAATATTCTAAccatattaataaaaaaaaaaaaaaaaatatatatatatatatatatacatatatacatacatatatacatacatatatacatacatatatatatatatataaaatcagaagattttaaaaaagagaatcctaaaaaaaatgaaaagataatacgaaataacattttttatattttcaatatatttacatttgaattttaaaatttaaaatatagtgtataaaaaatgttagttataaatttaatttattttatatattatacgttataatataaatagtAATTAAATCGAATTGAGcattattagtttattatttaaaataaactaattatttaacACTATTTATTATctcataagaaaaaataacaaattctatattaaaaataaattatataatatttctattattatatctaacattttttcttatttaatccTTTATtaggacttttttttttaaagatttatttatttaatggttAAGAATAAAATGTTGATAATATTTGcattatatcattttaaatctaaattcGGATTTTGGTTTCCAATTGTTTAAggaaatcatatatatatatattatctcgACTTCACTTCTATTATCGTGCGAAACagttcttttaataattttttttttcaatatgaaATATCTTTATCAACGAAGCTCCATCAATAGTATGTCAATAGAAGTTGAAGCGTCGTGTTTCAAACTTCAACAGCTTCGCCTAACTTCATCGTATGTTGAACCCATCAAACTCACGTTAATGGTCCAAGTCATTTGCAATCACTTCCTCATAGAAGAAAACGACAGTTTATTGTTATCGAGACAACATGAATCCCAGAAGTTTTTCTTCCTAATTCGTCAATTTCCTCTCAAAAACTTTGACGACGATGACGACGATGCAACCTTGCTATAGTTCTTATCGTCCAAGTTCAGAAGATACAATAACCTCATTCTTGATGCTAAGGTTATCACAGATAGATAATAAACCATGGgagaagaatcaaagaaattgtAGATTTAGGTAGGTTTGGAAACGTTTTTCATCTAACAGTTACATTGAAATTATGGAATGTTGCAACCCGTCATGTGAGATCGTTCATAAGTGAAGACCCGACGATTTCTACGAGCAAAATCGCTATCGAGATGTTAATTAGAGTAACCATTGAGAAGATAGGAAGGGATGAAAGTTGTGTACgaataaacaaaaaagtatAGTTGTGAGTTAGTTTTAGTGGAAAAATATGATCAACAAAAACACTTCAAATCTCTCGAATCAGGTGGCAGAGAAAGAAGACCGTGTAGCTTAAAATCGTTCATATTTGTGGTTAGTTTCTATCTAGGATTATTTGTGAAGCTCGGAAgttcaatattcaataaattatcacttcaaacttcaattgTTTAGGTTTATGACTTAGTTATTTTCCGTTAAAACCTAACAAATTGGCATCAGAGTTGCAATTTTTGATTAATCAAAGAGAGAGTAAAACTTTAGCCAAGATCCCTCACTTTGATGGTCACTCTGATCATTGGAGTGAGCTGATGGAAAATTTGCTCAGAGCAAAGGGTCTATGGAGTGTGGTGGAGATTGGTCTCTCAGAACCAGAGGAAAGAAAATGCTGACTGAGGCCACCTTAATGATATTAGACTCAAAGATCACCAAGTAAAGCATTACCTCTTCCAAGCAATTGATCGTACTGTCTTTGAAGATATCTTGGATCATCGCACAACCAAGATTGTTTGGGActcaatgaagaaaatttggtggaaaccaaaaagtgaagaaatctTTTCTTAATGCATTAAGAATTTCGAAGATCTAGCATTAATGGAGAGGAGCAAGTTCTAAAATTCGAAGGACGAACGAAAACAGCATTTATCatccacaaaaagaaaaaatagcaGAGTTAATTATGAGCGCAAATCGACTTTATTTTGTGTACCGAACCATTTACCACAACAAAGGAAGGAAGATGCCTCCAAGTTTCAAATACAGACCAGTCAACACTTTGACACCATCGTTATGGTCATTTCGGCTACAAAGGCTTGTGCAccttgaaacacaaaaacatggTGAAAGGTCTGTCGCAAATTGTAGCTCCAAATACCACCTGTGAGGCATGTATGAAAGGTAAGCAACATCGGACTCCATTTGGGTAAATGGAGAGCAACGAAAAAATTGGGTCTTGTTTATGCACATCTATGTGGTCCAATTTCACCCGCTTCAAGTGGCCAGAAAAAGTACTTGTGATTTATAGATGATTTTTCGAGGAAGGCATGAAGTTATTTTCATGtagaaaattcaaaagcattttatcatttcaaatgtttcaaaacaaTGGTGGAAAAGGAAATTGGAATGCCTATAAAATGTTGAAGGAAAGATAGAGGAGGAGAAGTCAACTATTTTTGCAAACAATATGGAGTGAAGAGACAATTGACCACAGCCTATACCCCACAGCAAAATGGAGTGGCCGAACGCAAAAATCGCACTGTGATGAATTTGGTAAGGGCTATGCTGATAGAGAAGAAAGTGcctaaaaatttatggtcTGAAGGAGTCAGGTGGACGATTAACATTTTGAATTGATCACCCACTCTTACCGTAAAAGACATGACACTAGAAGAGGCTTGGAGCGGAGCCTCTTGTGGtgtcatttcaaatttaaaagataaaactattatttcaaattgttttaGTTATTATAAAGCACTTAAATGTTGAGTGATCTCTTAAGAATTATCCTAAAATGCATGTGAGCGAGGCAGAGAATACTGAAAGAACTTGTGTTGGTCTATGGAGATTGTATTCACTTTTAGAAGCGAAGggtagtgtgagatcccacattggttgaagaggagaacaaaatattccttataagggtgtggaaacttctcactagacgttttaaaacagtaaggctgatggtgatacgtaacgggccaaagcggaca
Encoded proteins:
- the LOC111797091 gene encoding 40S ribosomal protein S4-3-like, which produces MLDKLGGAFAPKPSSGPHKSRECLPLILILRNRLKYALTYREVISILMQRHVLVDGKVRTDKTFPAGFMDVVSIPKTNENFRLLYDTKGRFRLHSVRDEEAKFKLCKVRSVQFGQKGIPYLNTYDGRTIRYPDPLIKANDTIKLDLDSNKIADFIKFDVGNVVMVTGGRNRGRVGVIKNREKHKGSFETIHVQDATGHEFATRLCNVFTVGKGTKPWVSLPKGKGIKLSIIEEARKRLASQAAVTA